A single region of the Capra hircus breed San Clemente chromosome X unlocalized genomic scaffold, ASM170441v1, whole genome shotgun sequence genome encodes:
- the PAGE4 gene encoding P antigen family member 4 — translation MSARVRSRSRGRGDGQESSDTAETVAARKLGGKKSQRKEPPAKNVDVEPGQEKEGGASVVQEPELEGSRQELDVEKVEGELGDGPDVKGKIPPNVVPAKIPEGGDGQ, via the exons ATGAGTGCACGAGTAAGATCAAGATCTAGAGGAAGGGGAGATGGTCAAGAATCGTCTGATACTGCTGAAACTGTGGCT GCCCGGAAACTAGGTGGCAAAAAATCTCAGCGCAAGGAACCACCAGCTAAGAATGTAGACGTGGAACCTGGACAGGAGAAAGAAGGAGGAGCGTCTGTGGTTCAAG AACCTGAATTGGAAGGTTCCCGCCAGGAACTGGATGTGGAAAAGGTTGAGGGTGAGCTTGGAGATGGCCCTGATGTGAAAGGGAAGATTCCACCTAATGTAGTGCCTGCTAAAATTCCGGAAGGAG gtgatggacagtga